In Dermacentor andersoni chromosome 4, qqDerAnde1_hic_scaffold, whole genome shotgun sequence, the following proteins share a genomic window:
- the LOC126536800 gene encoding uncharacterized protein isoform X1 — MADADDDVLTTMSVLVIVCSLLLRRRRAQKARRRRFWVHPCWRYRDVEGQANVLLPRLRARDEGFFRDFLRMPPSSFDTLLHLVRPVIERQDTPFRQSISAHDRLAMTVRFLANGDTMRSLSFNFLTGRSTAGMIVRETCAALWEILQPIYVRFPQTAEEWKKIATDMLVDWNFPNCIGCIDGKHVSIECPANSGSRNLNYKKSFSTVLMATCDAHYRFVYVDVGHYGGESDGGVFLRTKLMRILGERRFGIPPAATVGSAGLIPYLMVGDEAFPLKPYLMRPYPRRALHAYRVSQYSEYLKRAVFNYRLSRARRLIENSFGILASRWRILKRPFRASEETTENIVRACVALHNFLMKDSVFARTTYNPPGFVDHEDWEGNVTNGAWRNDSSALPGWTDQGYHSARAALEVRDRLASYFMSDGQVPWQESVVTRAGRQVISDNRQLLVSMHKHYHVKRKPKLLAFIEKYDRLPALHISFIRIAPFRLHTAACGS, encoded by the exons atggcagatgcagacgacgatgttctgacgacgatgagcgttttggtcattgtgtgttctctgctgttgcgacggcggcgcgcgcaaaAGGCACGCAGACGAAGGTTTTGGGTGCACCCCTGCTGGCGCTACCGAGACGTTGAGGGGCAAGCGAATGTTTTGCTTCCCCGGCTGCGCGCCCGAGATGAAGGCTTCTTCCGAGA CTTCCTTCGGATGCCGCCGAGCTCGTTCGACACACTGCTCCACCTAGTTCGGCCTGTGATTGAGCGGCAGGACACTCCGTTCAGGCAGTCGATATCCGCACACGATCGACTTGCCATGACAGTAAG ATTTCTCGCAAACGGCGACACAATGAGAAGTTTGTCGTTCAACTTCCTGACAGGACGGTCAACGGCTGGAATGATCGTAAGAGAAACTTGTGCTGCATTATGGGAAATACTTCAGCCAATATATGTAAGATTTCCACAAACAGCAGAAGAATGGAAAAAA ATTGCCACAGACATGCTTGTCGACTGGAATTTTCCCAACTGCATTGGATGTATTGATGGAAAACATGTGAGCATTGAATGTCCTGCAAATTCAGGGTCACGAAACTTGAATTACAAGAAGTCGTTCAGCACAGTCCTCATGGCAACATGCGATGCCCATTATAG ATTTGTGTATGTGGACGTTGGCCACTACGGGGGAGAAAGCGATGGAGGAGTTTTCTTAAGAACGAAGTTGATGCGCATATTGGGCGAGCGCAGATTTGGGATCCCCCCAGCAGCAACAGTTGGCTCAGCGGGACTGATACCATACTTGATGGTGGGCGACGAGGCCTTTCCATTGAAGCCTTACCTCATGCGGCCTTATCCTCGACGTG CTCTTCATGCTTACAGGGTCAGCCAGTATAGCGAGTACTTGAAGAGGGCAGTGTTCAATTACCGGCTGAGTCGTGCAAGGAGGCTCATAGAAAACAGTTTTGGTATCCTGGCTAGTAGGTGGCGAATACTGAAGAGACCTTTTCGAGCGTCGGAAGAAACCACTGAGAACATTGTAAGGGCATGTGTGGCGCTTCACAATTTTCTGATGAAAGATTCGGTGTTCGCAAGGACAACGTACAACCCTCCTGGATTTGTTGACCACGAAGACTGGGAGGGAAATGTCACAAATGGGGCATGGAGGAACGACAGTAGTGCCCTTCCTGGATGGACAGACCAGGGGTACCACTCTGCTCG GGCTGCATTGGAAGTAAGGGATAGACTGGCATCCTACTTCATGAGTGACGGCCAGGTGCCATGGCAGGAAAGTGTCGTGACCCGTGCAGGACGGCAGGTAATTTCCGACAACAGGCAACTACTTGTCAGCATGCACAAACACTATCATGTCAAAAGAAAGCCGAAATTGCTTGCTTTCATAGAAAAATATGATCGATTGCCTGCACTTCACATTTCATTTATTCGTATTGCTCCATTTCGGCTTCATACAGCAGCTTGTGGATCTTGA
- the LOC126536800 gene encoding uncharacterized protein isoform X2, whose translation MADADDDVLTTMSVLVIVCSLLLRRRRAQKARRRRFWVHPCWRYRDVEGQANVLLPRLRARDEGFFRDFLRMPPSSFDTLLHLVRPVIERQDTPFRQSISAHDRLAMTVRFLANGDTMRSLSFNFLTGRSTAGMIVRETCAALWEILQPIYVRFPQTAEEWKKIATDMLVDWNFPNCIGCIDGKHVSIECPANSGSRNLNYKKSFSTVLMATCDAHYRFVYVDVGHYGGESDGGVFLRTKLMRILGERRFGIPPAATVGSAGLIPYLMVGDEAFPLKPYLMRPYPRRALHAYRVSQYSEYLKRAVFNYRLSRARRLIENSFGILASRWRILKRPFRASEETTENIVRACVALHNFLMKDSVFARTTYNPPGFVDHEDWEGNVTNGAWRNDSSALPGWTDQGYHSARAALEVRDRLASYFMSDGQVPWQESVVTRAGRQEM comes from the exons atggcagatgcagacgacgatgttctgacgacgatgagcgttttggtcattgtgtgttctctgctgttgcgacggcggcgcgcgcaaaAGGCACGCAGACGAAGGTTTTGGGTGCACCCCTGCTGGCGCTACCGAGACGTTGAGGGGCAAGCGAATGTTTTGCTTCCCCGGCTGCGCGCCCGAGATGAAGGCTTCTTCCGAGA CTTCCTTCGGATGCCGCCGAGCTCGTTCGACACACTGCTCCACCTAGTTCGGCCTGTGATTGAGCGGCAGGACACTCCGTTCAGGCAGTCGATATCCGCACACGATCGACTTGCCATGACAGTAAG ATTTCTCGCAAACGGCGACACAATGAGAAGTTTGTCGTTCAACTTCCTGACAGGACGGTCAACGGCTGGAATGATCGTAAGAGAAACTTGTGCTGCATTATGGGAAATACTTCAGCCAATATATGTAAGATTTCCACAAACAGCAGAAGAATGGAAAAAA ATTGCCACAGACATGCTTGTCGACTGGAATTTTCCCAACTGCATTGGATGTATTGATGGAAAACATGTGAGCATTGAATGTCCTGCAAATTCAGGGTCACGAAACTTGAATTACAAGAAGTCGTTCAGCACAGTCCTCATGGCAACATGCGATGCCCATTATAG ATTTGTGTATGTGGACGTTGGCCACTACGGGGGAGAAAGCGATGGAGGAGTTTTCTTAAGAACGAAGTTGATGCGCATATTGGGCGAGCGCAGATTTGGGATCCCCCCAGCAGCAACAGTTGGCTCAGCGGGACTGATACCATACTTGATGGTGGGCGACGAGGCCTTTCCATTGAAGCCTTACCTCATGCGGCCTTATCCTCGACGTG CTCTTCATGCTTACAGGGTCAGCCAGTATAGCGAGTACTTGAAGAGGGCAGTGTTCAATTACCGGCTGAGTCGTGCAAGGAGGCTCATAGAAAACAGTTTTGGTATCCTGGCTAGTAGGTGGCGAATACTGAAGAGACCTTTTCGAGCGTCGGAAGAAACCACTGAGAACATTGTAAGGGCATGTGTGGCGCTTCACAATTTTCTGATGAAAGATTCGGTGTTCGCAAGGACAACGTACAACCCTCCTGGATTTGTTGACCACGAAGACTGGGAGGGAAATGTCACAAATGGGGCATGGAGGAACGACAGTAGTGCCCTTCCTGGATGGACAGACCAGGGGTACCACTCTGCTCG GGCTGCATTGGAAGTAAGGGATAGACTGGCATCCTACTTCATGAGTGACGGCCAGGTGCCATGGCAGGAAAGTGTCGTGACCCGTGCAGGACGGCAG GAAATGTGA